The DNA region GCGTGACTTGCTCACTCAGCTGGGCACCACGATTTACCATGCTCAAGACGTAAAGCTGGATGCGCCACAGGCGTTTTTCGTGCCCAATTCGCAGCTTAAAGCCCTGCGCCGCGATGCCATTGAAGCGCTGACTGAAGCCCGCGTCCAGGCTCACCCGCGTGGTGGACGCAAGGCCGAAACCAGCCCGCCGCCGGTTTATCCTGAATCACATCTGTCTTTTCTGGCCAACGTCTATAACCAGAAGGCCCGCGACTTCTACCATCGCCACGGCGTGCAGTTGATCGACGCGGCCTACGAAGCGCACGAAGAAACCGGCGAAGTACCGGTGATGATCACCAAGCACTGCCTGCGTTTCTCGTTCAACCTGTGCCCGAAACAGGCCAAAGGCGTAACCGGCGTGCGCACCAAGGTCGCGCCCATGCAACTGGTGCAGGGTGACGAAGTGCTGACCCTGAAATTCGATTGCAAGCCGTGTGAAATGCACGTCATCGGCAAGATGAAAGGCCACATCCTCGACCTGCCGTTGCCCGGCAGCGCTGCGGCCAAGTCAGTGGTCGGTCACATCACCCCGGAAGACCTGCTCAAGACGGCACGTCAGCGCTCTCCGCGCTGACCGGTACAAGGGAGTTGGCGTCTGCCAGCCCCCTTCCGTCTTCTGACAAAGCCCTCTTAAAGAACACGCTCCATATGGGTCGTGTTCCACACCGGATCGCTTTCCACATCGGTCACGGCAAAACCCTGTTTCTCCCAGAAACGGATCGCGCCGGGCAGAAACGGATGGGTGTGCAAGTACAAAACCTCGATGCCCCCCGCCTCGGCATGAGCCCAGAGCGCCTGGCATAAGCGGCTGGCCAAGCCGTCACCGCGAAACTCGGGCATCACGTACAGGCGCACGATTTCTACGGTTCGGCGGCCTGTGTAGTCGAACTGCGCAAAGCGATGGTCGTAAGGCAGATAGCCCACGGCAGCGATGATGCGCTCGTCGCAACGAGCGATGAGGAATTTTCCATTCTCGCCTTTCAGGTAAACCTGTTCGAAACCGGCCAGATCCGGTGGAACGGTAACGGCGTCCAATAAAGGAAATATCTCGGCGCGGGCACGCATGACGAAATCGACGGTGTGCGGGATATCGGCGGGGTGTACCTCAGTGATAGCGATGTTCATGAGCACTGACTTAAATAGGGGAATTGCAGGGTGATACAAATGTTACGCCAGACTTGAGGCTGATGGCGTACAACTCATCACTCACCGTGCTCTGCATCCGATCCTGAACAGACGGCGCGGCGCAGATTTGTGACGCAGAGCGTCACGAAATGCATTACCACGCGGGGCGTG from Pseudomonas syringae includes:
- a CDS encoding GNAT family N-acetyltransferase, which translates into the protein MNIAITEVHPADIPHTVDFVMRARAEIFPLLDAVTVPPDLAGFEQVYLKGENGKFLIARCDERIIAAVGYLPYDHRFAQFDYTGRRTVEIVRLYVMPEFRGDGLASRLCQALWAHAEAGGIEVLYLHTHPFLPGAIRFWEKQGFAVTDVESDPVWNTTHMERVL